A region from the Brettanomyces bruxellensis chromosome 4, complete sequence genome encodes:
- a CDS encoding uncharacterized protein (CAZy:GT91) — protein MIRRTRRVVAFAVVLCLVLTSFFLLPKNPLMFLSKNMPLTYSDLADTTRAGVGRSLQKVGLRPLGWKETADESFFVSPVSDLVTEAQYSHSEDIVGYTSRKLTDEEFTKSQVQCGQIRYRSGSNNERVEVTKPRVLEDPSGFHDLWNYLEQSGYSKLVKPQDAEHWYRFSGSAVWMPGDNCYLMVTRYIYAPTERDVPVLSLCRLQAFDSKWAEIPGKRIRYVDVTSNKILAALRKYLRHDKDDSMLDAISLKMPAFMDVPIQQVPGRKAVFLGPEDPRIVYRENSLMEDEPIITFNELTESKDRLIHAAFPLRKPVDGKLRVVALRSSLSDRMPLVEKNWSPFFERGDGDFQSGSLGFAHFIYDLGDITIVRCDFDTGKCKQTSREDEDKKDSEDGKTKNSLGKVFIRGGTNIVAVPEVLQRRILRPKRTKGMSKNAEPEMWFGISKTHDEECSCGKSNYRPNMFILYKNNGLYRMEIVTESSNLGIDITAWSADGSTACDGLPNVLSPNSIAFWSVHEGAFGLDDYLALTISLADHDTQLVFLKGVASYIDGLYRENAIQADDSLSAERAAAVIRCALQGSYSRCEAYAKTHKMFVELSGESGESGESGESAKAENAENAENAEKIEEDAAAANAEKQA, from the coding sequence ATGATCCGCCGAACAAGACGCGTGGTGGCATTTGCAGTGGTGCTATGCCTAGTGTTGACGTCGTTCTTCCTATTGCCTAAAAACCCGTTGATGTTCTTATCGAAGAACATGCCGCTCACATACTCGGATCTCGCGGACACAACGCGGGCCGGCGTGGGTAGAAGTCTCCAGAAGGTTGGTCTCCGGCCGCTGGGCTGGAAAGAGACGGCCGACGAGTCGTTTTTCGTGTCTCCAGTGTCAGATTTGGTCACAGAGGCCCAATACTCGCACAGCGAGGATATCGTGGGCTACACGAGCCGCAAACTCACGGACGAGGAGTTCACGAAGTCGCAGGTGCAGTGCGGGCAGATCCGGTACCGGTCCGGGTCGAATAACGAGCGTGTGGAGGTGACTAAGCCGCGAGTTTTGGAAGATCCGAGCGGATTTCATGATTTGTGGAATTACTTGGAGCAGTCCGGGTACTCGAAGCTGGTGAAGCCGCAGGACGCCGAGCACTGGTACCGGTTCTCCGGGTCGGCCGTGTGGATGCCCGGAGACAACTGCTACTTGATGGTTACCCGGTACATCTACGCACCAACCGAAAGAGACGTTCCTGTTCTCTCACTCTGCCGTTTGCAGGCGTTTGACTCCAAGTGGGCCGAGATCCCGGGCAAGCGGATCCGGTACGTGGACGTGACGTCAAACAAGATCCTTGCCGCATTGAGGAAGTACTTGAGACACGATAAGGACGACTCCATGTTGGATGCGATCTCTTTGAAGATGCCTGCATTCATGGATGTGCCAATCCAGCAGGTCCCCGGCCGCAAGGCTGTGTTCTTGGGCCCGGAGGACCCCCGCATCGTGTATCGGGAGAACAGCTTGATGGAGGACGAGCCAATCATCACTTTCAACGAGCTCACCGAGTCCAAAGACCGCTTGATACACGCCGCGTTCCCGTTGCGGAAACCCGTTGATGGCAAACTCAGGGTCGTTGCATTGAGGTCCTCGCTCTCGGACCGGATGCCGCTCGTGGAGAAAAACTGGTCGCCGTTTTTCGAAAGAGGCGACGGCGACTTCCAATCCGGCTCTTTGGGCTTTGCACACTTCATCTACGACCTGGGAGACATCACCATTGTGCGTTGCGACTTTGACACGGGCAAGTGCAAGCAGACGAGCCGCGAAGACGAGGATAAAAAGGACTCCGAGGACGGAAAGACCAAGAACAGCCTCGGCAAGGTGTTTATCCGCGGCGGGACAAACATCGTGGCCGTTCCGGAGGTGTTGCAGAGGCGGATCTTGCGGCCGAAGAGAACTAAAGGCATGAGCAAGAACGCAGAGCCCGAGATGTGGTTTGGCATCTCGAAAACGCACGATGAGGAGTGCAGCTGCGGCAAGTCCAACTACAGGCCTAACATGTTCATCCTCTACAAGAACAACGGGCTCTACCGCATGGAGATCGTCACCGAGAGCTCCAATCTCGGCATAGACATCACTGCATGGTCTGCGGACGGTTCTACGGCATGTGACGGTCTTCCAAACGTTCTTTCACCAAACAGCATCGCTTTCTGGAGTGTCCATGAGGGTGCCTTTGGCCTCGATGACTACTTGGCGCTCACCATCAGTTTGGCCGACCACGATACACAGCTTGTCTTTTTGAAAGGTGTTGCCAGCTACATTGATGGTTTGTACCGAGAGAACGCTATCCAGGCCGATGATTCCCTTTCGGCCGAGCGGGCTGCTGCAGTCATCCGCTGTGCACTCCAGGGCTCTTATTCGAGGTGTGAGGCCTATGCCAAGACACATAAGATGTTTGTTGAATTGTCTGGAGAGTCTGGAGAGTCTGGAGAGTCTGGAGAGTCTGCTAAGGCTGAAAATGCTGAAAATGCTGAAAATGCTGAAAAGATAGAAGAGGACGCAGCTGCGGCCAATGCAGAGAAGCAGGCTTGA
- a CDS encoding uncharacterized protein (BUSCO:EOG09261YV6): MVKKVSSAHKLGPLQRNMDKKVSKLVLQLLDERTQEMKAKGQTIGPFSVALVRNLSEVEIVKYAQSQDRSFGRVKEENIRKSVQRTLKPLLQEEEEEIKNLGINPDTLLHSEDVDDNNEPLMEVQDLNKANKSIVEMWKEGAKEGSEKLKSDRDTDSETRANSTRSTGNGRVGDAEVSDDDKRGKKRVKHGGAGGAGGETKRKRVSKKDRSPPNIRLSSLGGLDDVITELMETVGMPILHPEIYSATGIEPPRGVLLHGPPGCGKTTIANALAGELQVPFIPVSAPSVVSGMSGESEKKVREIFAEAKRIAPCLVFIDEIDAITPKRDGGAQREMEKRIVAQLLTCLDDLSLEKTGGRPVIVIGATNRPDSLDTALRRAGRFDREICISVPDEEARARILESMTHGLKISGSLGTAEIAKLTPGFVGADLKALVTAAGVAAIKRIFSIFAGAKVPIGNDADDADADAIGNMLISNADADAMGNMPSTNADGNAIGNMLISNADEDAMDVDAGENHLTPHSQVDPRVSRLPHSVIQKFLETHPQPLTEQELAPLCITKADFLSALPTIQPTAKREGFATIPDVTWDHVGALRSVRVELHMAIVQPIKRPDLYRKVGITAPGGVLMWGPPGCGKTLLAKAVANESKANFISVKGPELLNKFVGESERAVRKVFSRARASVPCIIFFDELDALVPRRDSALSEASSRVVNTLLTELDGLNDRHGIFVIGATNRPDMIDPAMLRPGRLDKTLYVQLPSPDERFEILKTIVRANHTPVAPSVDLSAISRDHRCKNFSGADISSLVKEASVRSLKRVFFKEIGQGIETVSDSIPADGIVVSRDDFESALSAVKPSVSDRDRLRYERLNRQWSKASIQKEADEKPAEA; encoded by the coding sequence ATGGTGAAGAAAGTATCGTCCGCGCACAAGCTCGGGCCGTTACAGCGGAATATGGACAAAAAAGTGTCGAAGTTGGTTTTGCAGCTGCTAGATGAAAGAACACAAGAgatgaaagcaaaaggGCAGACAATCGGCCCATTCAGCGTCGCTTTGGTGCGAAACTTGAGCGAGGTAGAGATAGTGAAGTATGCACAGAGTCAGGACAGGTCGTTTGGCCGAGTCAAGGAGGAGAATATACGCAAATCGGTGCAAAGAACGTTGAAACCGTTATTgcaggaggaggaggaagagatCAAGAATCTTGGAATAAACCCGGACACACTTTTGCATTCGGAGGATGTGGATGATAACAACGAGCCGTTGATGGAGGTGCAGGACCTAAACAAGGCGAACAAGAGCATAGTGGAGATGTGGAAGGAAGGTGCGAAGGAAGggagtgaaaaattgaagagtGACAGAGATACAGACAGCGAAACAAGGGCAAACTCCACTCGGAGCACTGGGAACGGCAGAGTGGGGGATGCAGAAGTCAGCGATGATGataaaagaggaaagaagCGGGTGAAGCACGGCGGTGCAGGCGGTGCAGGCGGAGAAAccaagagaaagagagtTTCGAAGAAAGATCGGTCTCCGCCGAATATAAGGCTAAGTTCGCTGGGAGGGCTTGATGACGTGATCACAGAGCTCATGGAGACGGTTGGAATGCCGATATTGCACCCGGAGATATACAGTGCGACCGGGATTGAGCCTCCGAGAGGGGTTCTGCTTCACGGACCGCCGGGATGTGGAAAAACGACAATTGCGAATGCCTTGGCAGGCGAACTTCAAGTCCCGTTCATCCCGGTTAGTGCACCGTCGGTTGTTAGCGGTATGTCCGGGGAGAGCGAGAAGAAAGTGCGGGAAATCTTTGCTGAGGCAAAGAGAATTGCCCCGTGTCTCGTTTTCATAGATGAAATAGACGCAATCACGCCGAAAAGGGACGGTGGGGCGCAGCGGGAGATGGAGAAACGGATTGTGGCGCAGCTGTTGACCTGCCTTGACGATCTCAGTTTGGAAAAAACAGGCGGCAGGCCCGTGATCGTGATCGGAGCAACAAACAGGCCGGACTCACTTGACACAGCCTTGAGACGTGCAGGCCGGTTTGACCGCGAGATATGCATCAGTGTGCCCGATGAGGAGGCCCGCGCGCGCATATTGGAGTCGATGACGCACGGCTTGAAGATAAGCGGCAGTCTTGGCACGGCGGAGATTGCAAAGCTAACCCCCGGCTTTGTTGGTGCCGATTTGAAGGCACTAGTGACTGCTGCCGGTGTGGCGGCGATCAAGCGGATATTTTCGATATTTGCGGGTGCCAAAGTGCCCATTGGCAACGATGCAGATGATGCAGATGCAGATGCAATAGGTAATATGCTTATCAGTAATGCCGATGCAGATGCAATGGGTAACATGCCCAGCACCAATGCGGATGGAAATGCAATTGGTAACATGCTTATCAGCAATGCAGATGAGGATGCAATGGATGTGGATGCAGGCGAAAATCACTTAACTCCCCATTCTCAAGTGGACCCGCGTGTCAGCCGGCTTCCACACTCGGTAATCCAGAAGTTTCTAGAAACCCACCCCCAGCCGTTGACGGAGCAGGAGTTGGCTCCATTGTGCATCACAAAGGCTGATTTCTTGAGTGCGTTGCCGACGATCCAGCCCACAGCCAAAAGAGAAGGCTTTGCGACGATTCCAGACGTCACATGGGACCATGTTGGAGCTTTGAGGAGCGTGCGAGTGGAGCTTCACATGGCGATTGTTCAGCCCATCAAGCGGCCGGATCTATACCGGAAAGTAGGCATCACAGCACCCGGAGGAGTGCTCATGTGGGGTCCGCCGGGCTGTGGTAAGACGTTGCTAGCCAAAGCGGTTGCAAACGAGTCGAAGGCCAACTTCATCTCGGTCAAGGGTCCCGAGTTGTTGAATAAGTTTGTGGGTGAGTCCGAGCGCGCCGTCAGGAAAGTCTTTTCGAGAGCAAGAGCGTCTGTTCCatgcatcatcttcttcgaTGAGTTGGATGCACTCGTTCCGCGGCGAGATTCCGCACTCAGTGAGGCCAGCAGCCGAGTTGTCAACACGCTTTTGACCGAGCTTGATGGTCTCAACGATAGACACGGCATCTTTGTCATTGGTGCCACCAACAGGCCCGATATGATAGATCCGGCCATGCTCCGTCCTGGCCGGCTTGACAAGACTTTGTACGTGCAACTTCCGTCTCCTGACGAGAGATTCGAGATTTTGAAGACCATCGTTAGGGCCAACCACACTCCCGTTGCCCCGTCTGTCGATCTTTCGGCCATTTCGCGCGACCACCGCTGCAAGAACTTCTCGGGAGCAGACATCTCGTCACTCGTCAAGGAGGCCAGTGTGCGATCGTTGAAGCGGGTGTTTTTCAAGGAGATAGGCCAGGGGATCGAGACCGTTAGCGATTCCATCCCTGCAGACGGCATAGTTGTGTCTCGGGATGATTTCGAGAGTGCTTTAAGTGCTGTCAAGCCGTCTGTCAGTGATCGCGACAGACTGAGGTACGAGAGGCTCAATAGACAGTGGAGCAAGGCCTCCATACAGAAGGAGGCTGATGAGAAGCCTGCCGAGGCTTGA
- the MIC10 gene encoding Mitochondrial inner membrane organizing system component (BUSCO:EOG09265PQX): MSQAAPKVAVDSKSSVPSSEIISSKWDVVISNAIVKTGLGFGAGILLSVLFFKKRSFPIWLGTGIGLGKAWSEGDSVFRGAGVRDVHA, encoded by the coding sequence ATGTCGCAGGCAGCACCGAAAGTGGCAGTTGATAGCAAGTCATCCGTCCCATCATCCGAAATTATCAGTTCGAAGTGGGATGTTGTGATTTCTAACGCAATTGTGAAGACAGGACTTGGATTTGGTGCCGGTATCTTGCTTTCGgtacttttcttcaaaaagagaagtttTCCGATTTGGCTTGGAACCGGTATAGGTCTTGGCAAGGCCTGGTCTGAAGGTGATAGCGTGTTTAGAGGTGCAGGTGTGCGCGATGTGCATGCATAG
- the GLY1 gene encoding Threonine aldolase — protein MTFESHNEFRSDTFTVPTPEMLASAVNCSVGDSVYKEDRDTLELESYVAKLAGKEAGLFCCSGTMSNQIALRTHLFQPPHRILCDYRSHVYTHEAGGLATLSQAMVTPVIPSNGLYLTLDDIIDNFIPDDGDVHMAPTRVVSLENTLSGIIFPLDELAKISHWCHQHGIRLHCDGARLWNAAAEVGVPISEYCKYFDSVSLCLSKSLGAPIGSVLVGPREYIEKANHFKKQNGGGIRQSGMLARMALMALKTNYSKLTQTHKWAKEFGKWCDKQGIALEVPVQTNFVFLDSKKVHLNPAVWQEAAKKHNVKVMGYRIAFHYQNDAASVENLKKALLEAFKDSLVNPYVFRGAPKLYRVNSNSSELTMVAEHEKQSAKVI, from the coding sequence atgactTTCGAGAGCCACAACGAATTTAGAAGTGATACTTTCACAGTGCCAACTCCAGAGATGTTGGCCTCAGCAGTGAATTGTTCCGTCGGAGATTCCGTCTACAAGGAAGACCGTGATACTTTAGAGCTTGAGAGCTATGTTGCCAAGCTTGCTGGAAAGGAAGCTGGTCTTTTCTGCTGTTCCGGAACGATGTCGAACCAAATTGCACTCAGAACTCATCTTTTCCAGCCTCCACATCGTATTTTGTGCGATTACCGCTCCCACGTTTACACACACGAGGCAGGTGGTCTCGCCACACTTTCTCAAGCTATGGTGACGCCGGTGATTCCATCAAATGGCCTATATCTCACGCTTGATGACATTATCGACAACTTCATCCCAGATGACGGTGATGTGCACATGGCTCCAACCAGGGTTGTTTCCTTGGAGAACACCTTGAGTGGCATCATCTTCCCATTGGATGAGTTGGCCAAGATTTCCCACTGGTGCCACCAGCATGGTATTAGATTGCACTGTGATGGTGCAAGGTTGTGGAATGCTGCTGCCGAGGTTGGTGTTCCGATCTCCGAGTACTGCAAATATTTCGACTCTGTCTCTTTATGTCTGTCGAAGTCGCTTGGTGCACCGATCGGCTCTGTTCTTGTAGGCCCACGTGAATACATCGAGAAGGCTAATCACTTCAAGAAGCAAAATGGTGGTGGTATACGGCAGAGTGGTATGCTAGCCAGAATGGCCCTCATGGCACTAAAGACCAACTACTCGAAGCTCACGCAGACCCACAAGTGGGCCAAGGAGTTCGGCAAGTGGTGTGATAAGCAAGGTATTGCTCTGGAGGTGCCTGTGCAGACTAATTTCGTGTTTTTGGACTCGAAAAAGGTCCATTTGAACCCTGCCGTGTGGCAGGAGGCCGCAAAGAAGCATAACGTCAAAGTTATGGGCTACCGAATCGCCTTCCACTACCAGAATGATGCCGCTTCCGTGGAAAATCTCAAAAAGGCTCTTCTAGAGGCTTTCAAGGACTCGCTGGTCAATCCTTACGTGTTTAGAGGTGCTCCTAAGCTTTATAGAGTCAACTCAAACAGCTCAGAGTTGACTATGGTTGCAGAACACGAGAAGCAGTCTGCCAAGGTGATTTGA
- a CDS encoding uncharacterized protein (SECRETED:SignalP(1-18)), with the protein MLIPFLFAFAGLCWLAHRFSSLISISLEKAVKTLNVCVPNVPLISIDKVSFNRIALHWDSGIGRFNSETGKNAAGNVSNSSNTPDGSYEGTNSGPNTEANIEGPRKLPQVSPYAISHYVLYINGLQTAIIDGNKQSCVLNGLTPDTNYQVDLVAFNMTNFRSRSCPIYVKTAARDDPKFAQNGLGGSLDHPDALLRTLVPDPGDLIVHEAFKSRSRSSTIDGGSSFGFDSANNSGVQQEPTRTPPNLITDINELKFLLESGLEEVKSLIHSHRNMETEFKEEEEALILARREAKQRRKIEDSNRANLRQEIKYLEEQRMKSENKLSANRQKLNVRLKKIHLKEDQIDAWNKEIDKMKEEKRTILEKDHPEQMDKLQYQIQELNKVSFSLQVEIHDFENELKSLMKSKKQLDTLKQKLGDLFRLLDEQTDLQTGVLKPEGQETLEKLLLLKPDWSKELTDEVLTIDKQMEAEWKELQKKEFGRVEMLRNSRNSSYSNGVSNPDADLDVKWSESPSDLNRLLPQSLIDDDFDYNVGAVRQPVASAAQSPVSSAIPSQDVSMDSPVNFSSVGVLQQPISNSYNSSLNAQPISHDDRNISGLSQPQSSDFGNSNSTAVGHKAASSLDILAGLYNNDMNASNMNYSTITSLSALASKASEMAANQSSGVMSPQSLRAVQLHPTDSAISASLLDMGNTLGMPSNRRSMLDGFSRISSSGGSIMALGSSPPTQTDPAIGLSVSNSQFSRLFSSPTNNIAAARAGNVGTVSPVDRGRSSLEYVTRARSTSFGSSIWSNGGVNSKGINANNHENLGNPDKSESSATNMADWTVGSGWGTSMGNLGEPISLVASSSSAPRTAPESMSNKDSKQHNHNWLHNWGLSSATDESANDSSKLEEGDSLKYDEEQHQGSQSFFKNKIFKFGMTPTKAKNSAKSGPEITVSEDKDAVNNQSNTDSPRSGESSGHLGSGFGSRSSRIFKLGSRKASFHSMGSGKSNISGETNGSTAVGEDVSVNEDEENSHSGGKSGKRGSSGSDSSSGSVFSRKLSFPFKKDKEKEEASGRLEEVKEEDEEDSDKRRVGNEESEELSEEKSKNKKSKKRRKKKHRTEKER; encoded by the coding sequence ATGCTCATTCCATTcctttttgcatttgccgGCCTTTGCTGGCTTGCCCATCGTTTTTCATCACTTATTTCTATTAGCTTGGAAAAAGCGGTCAAAACATTAAATGTCTGTGTTCCCAATGTTCCCCTCATTTCTATAGATAAGGTGTCATTCAACCGTATAGCATTACATTGGGACTCTGGAATTGGCAGATTCAACTCGGAAACAGGTAAAAATGCTGCCGGAAACGTGTCAAATAGCAGTAATACACCTGATGGCTCTTATGAGGGCACAAACAGCGGTCCCAACACAGAGGCAAACATTGAGGGTCCACGAAAGCTTCCTCAGGTCTCACCTTATGCAATAAGTCATTATGTCTTGTACATCAACGGTCTTCAAACAGCGATTATAGATGGAAATAAGCAGTCTTGTGTTTTAAACGGCCTTACTCCAGACACAAACTATCAAGTTGATCTCGTCGCCTTTAACATGACTAACTTCCGATCCAGAAGTTGCCCTATATATGTGAAAACTGCAGCCAGAGATGATCCAAAGTTTGCACAAAACGGTCTTGGTGGTTCTTTAGACCATCCTGATGCACTACTGCGAACTTTAGTTCCTGATCCGGGTGATCTGATTGTCCATGAAGCCTTTAAATCTCGTTCAAGAAGTTCCACGATTGATGGTGGCTCCAGTTTTGGATTTGACAGTGCGAATAACTCCGGTGTGCAGCAAGAGCCAACCAGAACGCCGCCTAATCTAATTACGGATATAAACGAGTTGAAGTTTTTACTTGAAAGTGGATTAGAAGAAGTGAAAAGCTTGATCCACTCTCATCGCAATATGGAAACAGaattcaaagaagaagaggaggcTCTTATTTTGGCAAGAAGAGAGGCCAAGCAGCGGAGAAAGATAGAAGATTCAAACAGAGCCAATCTTCGTCAGGAAATAAAGTATCTTGAGGAGCAGAGGATGAAGTCGGAGAATAAATTATCGGCAAATAGGCAAAAGCTGAACGTAcgcttgaagaaaatacatttGAAGGAGGATCAGATTGATGCATGgaacaaagaaattgataaaatgaaagaggAGAAACGGaccattttggaaaaagacCACCCGGAGCAAATGGATAAATTGCAATACCAGATACAGGAGTTGAACAAGGTGTCGTTTTCCCTCCAGGTTGAAATCCATGACTTTGAAAACGAGTTGAAGtctttgatgaaaagtaaaaagcAGCTGGATACGTTGAAACAGAAATTGGGCGACCTGTTTCGGCTTTTGGACGAACAGACAGATTTGCAAACCGGTGTTCTAAAGCCGGAAGGTCAGGAAACACTCGAAAAACTACTACTTTTGAAACCGGACTGGAGCAAAGAGTTGACTGATGAAGTTCTAACGATAGACAAGCAGATGGAAGCTGAGTGGAAAGAATTacaaaagaaggagtttggaAGAGTCGAAATGTTGAGGAATTCAAGAAATAGCAGTTATTCGAACGGTGTTTCTAATCCAGACGCTGATTTAGATGTTAAATGGTCAGAATCTCCATCAGATCTTAATAGACTACTCCCACAAAGTcttattgatgatgattttgattACAATGTGGGTGCAGTCAGACAGCCAGTTGCTTCAGCAGCTCAATCACCGGTTTCTTCTGCTATTCCAAGTCAGGATGTCTCGATGGATAGTCCCGTTAACTTCTCATCTGTTGGTGTGCTTCAGCAGCCTATTAGCAACTCATACAATTCTTCATTAAATGCCCAACCAATATCTCATGATGATCGCAACATATCCGGATTATCGCAACCACAAAGTTCAGACTTTGGTAATTCAAATTCGACAGCTGTTGGTCATAAAGCGGCCAGCAGCTTGGACATTCTTGCCGGTTTGTACAATAATGATATGAACGCCTCGAATATGAACTACTCGACTATTACTTCACTCAGTGCTTTGGCCAGTAAAGCCAGTGAGATGGCAGCAAATCAAAGCAGCGGTGTGATGTCTCCGCAATCGCTACGTGCTGTTCAGCTTCATCCTACTGACAGTGCCATTTCAGCATCATTGCTAGATATGGGAAATACACTAGGCATGCCGTCAAACAGGAGATCCATGCTTGATGGATTTTCGcgtatttcttcttctggaGGAAGCATAATGGCTCTTGGAAGCTCTCCGCCAACCCAAACAGACCCGGCAATTGGTCTGAGTGTCAGTAATAGCCAGTTTTCACGGCTTTTCAGTAGTCCTACTAACAATATTGCTGCTGCCAGAGCTGGTAATGTTGGAACTGTCAGTCCAGTTGATCGCGGACGCAGTTCGCTTGAATATGTTACCCGTGCAAGAAGTACGAGTTTTGGTTCGAGTATCTGGAGCAATGGTGGTGTAAACAGCAAAGGTATCAATGCCAATAATCATGAAAACCTTGGAAATCCAGACAAGTCTGAATCTTCAGCCACAAACATGGCTGATTGGACCGTTGGTTCGGGATGGGGAACCTCTATGGGAAACTTGGGCGAACCCATTTCACTGGTTGCAAGTTCTTCATCTGCTCCTCGCACTGCTCCCGAAAGTATGTCTAACAAAGATAGTAAGCAGCACAATCATAATTGGCTTCATAATTGGGGTCTAAGTTCTGCAACAGACGAGTCTGCAAATGACTCTTCTAAGCTTGAGGAAGGAGACTCGTTAAAGTATGATGAGGAGCAACATCAGGGTTCGCAatccttcttcaaaaataagATCTTCAAGTTTGGCATGACTCCTACGAAGGCTAAAAACTCTGCTAAATCTGGGCCTGAAATCACCGTGTCAGAGGACAAAGATGCTGTGAATAATCAAAGCAATACCGATTCTCCGAGATCTGGGGAGTCTAGTGGGCATTTGGGAAGTGGATTTGGTTCCAGGTCATCACGAATATTTAAACTAGGATCCAGAAAGGCGTCTTTCCACAGTATGGGATCCGGAAAGAGTAACATTTCAGGAGAAACCAATGGAAGTACGGCTGTTGGTGAGGATGTATCTGTAAATGAGGACGAAGAGAATAGTCACAGTGGTGGAAAAAGCGGCAAAAGAGGAAGTAGCGGAAGTGACAGCAGTAGTGGAAGCGTGTTTTCGAGAAAGTTGAGCTTTCCATTCAAGAAGGACaaggaaaaggaggaagCAAGCGGCAGATTAGAAGAAGTCAAGGAAgaggatgaggaggatTCAGATAAAAGACGTGTTGGTAATGAAGAAAGCGAGGAGCtttcagaagaaaagagtaagaataaaaagtcgaagaaaagaagaaagaagaagcacaggactgaaaaagaaagatga
- the ANP1 gene encoding Mannan polymerase II complex anp1 subunit (CAZy:GT62), with protein MLGQLPYVPLFTESNAEYTEFYDLDKVDGHSDGWMKQDRILFCVPLRDAAEHMPMFFSHMRNMTYPHHLIDLAFLVSDSKDDTMGLLVTMLRELQNDEDPSIHFGNIEIFEKDFGQAIGQSFSDRHGFAAQGPRRKLMAKAQDLMHHDKDVIVPNVWRPLPDWLGGQQPYDLNSWRESDGGLQLADTLDEDAVIVEGYVEYATWRPHLAYLRDPYGDPETEMELDGIGGVSILSKAHVFRDGAHFPAFSFEKHAETEGFGKLCRRMGLSVVGLPHYVIWHIYEPSTDDLKHMEWMAQEEEKAEKRKEVMKVYKKVWKAGFENVQKGWEDERLRVLKNSDPVRLSRNVRVDWSD; from the exons ATGCTGGGCCAGCTTCCCTATGTGCCTCTGTTTACCGAATCAAATGCAGAATACACGGAATTTTATGATCTCGACAAAGTGGATGGCCATTCGGATGGCTGGATGAAACAGGACCgaattcttttttgtgttCCACTCAGAGATGCTGCAGAACATATGCCGATGTTTTTCTCACACATGCGGAATATGACATATCCGCATCATCTTATTGATTTGGCATTTCTTGTCTCAGATTCGAAGGATGATACTATGGGGCTTTTAGTGACAATGCTTAGGGAATTACAGAATGATGAGGACCCATCGATTCATTTCGGAaacattgaaatatttgaaaaggacTTCGGTCAGGCAATCGGTCAGAGTTTTAGTGATAGACATGGATTTGCTGCTCAAGGACCACGTAGAAAACTTATGGCCAAGGCCC AGGATCTCATGCACCACGATAAAGATGTGATAGTTCCGAATGTTTGGAGACCACTTCCCGATTGGTTGGGAGGTCAACAACCATATGACTTGAATTCTTGGCGTGAGAGTGACGGCGGGCTACAATTAGCCGATACGTTGGATGAGGATGCGGTTATTGTTGAAGGATATGTTGAATATGCCACTTGGAGACCTCATTTAGCATATTTGAGGGATCCATACGGAGACCCAGAGACGGAAATGGAACTAGATGGCATAGGAGGTGTTTCTATTCTTTCCAAAGCCCACGTGTTTCGTGATGGTGCACATTTTCCGGCCTTTTCATTCGAAAAGCATGCTGAAACTGAAGGATTTGGTAAATTATGCCGTAGGATGGGTCTATCGGTGGTCGGTCTTCCTCATTATGTTATATGGCACATCTATGAACCATCGACTGATGATTTGAAGCACATGGAATGGATGGCtcaggaagaagagaaagcagaaaagcgGAAAGAGGTGATGAAGGTGTACAAGAAAGTGTGGAAAGCCGGATTTGAAAACGTGCAAAAAGGCTGggaagatgaaagattACGTGTGCTTAAAAACTCTGATCCGGTCCGTCTTTCCAGAAACGTCCGTGTTGACTGGAGTGATTGA